ACCTTAGAAGAAACAGCCGTCTTAAGGGAAAATGTTGAGCGTATTATTCATCATGATTTAAAAAACCCACTTCATGCCATTATCAGTTTACCCACTTTTTTAATACCAAAATTACAAGGCAATGACAGTGCGGTAAAACAATTACAGCTCATTCGTCAATCGGGTGAACGTATGAACAAGCTTATAAACCGCTCCCTTGAGATGTACAAAATGGAAGTTAAAACCTATGAATTAGAGCCGGTAAAACTAGAACTTATTAGTGTGATTAAAAATGTCATTGATAGTTTAGAAGGCATTAACCGTAAAAATATTAGTGTCAATATTTTATTGAACAATCAAGCACTCACTGAGACGGATGAATTTTTTATTTTTGGTGAAGACTTATTGTGTTTTTCACTCCTATCGAATTTACTCAAAAATGCCTTAGAAGCTTCAAGCCATAATGACATTATTACTATTGCTTTGAGTAGTCATGCGATAAAAAATATAAAACAAATAGCCATTCATAATCAAGGTGCTGTGCCCAAAGAAATTCATGATACTTTTTTTGAGAAATACAGTACCCAAGGCAAAAAAGACGGTACGGGCTTAGGTACCTACTCCGCTCGCTTGAATACTGAAACCCTAGGGGGTGAAATTCAGTTTACCAGCAGCGATGAACTAGGAACTACTGTAACAGTCTCTTTGCCTGCACCTTAGTTATTGAGTAAAAATCAGTCGATGGGTAAAAAACACCAACATCTTACTTTTAAGCCAGCCTTTGGTTTAAGTCATCGGCATAGTCAGACTATTTTTTCGACTTTATTTCGTAAACCAATAGCTCCCGTAATTAGAGTTGAACGTTTTACACTCGCCGATGGTGATTTTGTCGAGTGTTATTGGCACCAACAATCTTTTCTTTCACTTGAAAACACTCACAAACCTATTGTGACATTGTTTCACGGTCTAGAAGGTTCTTTTGCTTCCCCCTATATTCAAGGCATTATGAATGCACTTCATGAGGCGGGCTTTTGCCCTGTATTAATGCATTTTAGGGGCTGTTCCGGACTAATGAATATTTTACCTCGCTCCTATCATAGTGGTGATACTGCGGATGCCAGACAATGGTTGAATACCTTACATGCGCGTTATCCTGAGCATCCATTATTGGCTATTGGCTATTCTCTCGGTGGGAATATGTTATTAAAATTACTCGGAGAAGATGGCCATTCATCATCTCTTAATGCGGCAGTTGCAGTGTCTG
This genomic window from sulfur-oxidizing endosymbiont of Gigantopelta aegis contains:
- a CDS encoding sensor histidine kinase, producing MAKKLYSIFSKEHTVLRNAEKFRNDADFSAQSLEQEYDKLVEAYRDLLKHTEKLTNIGDINQMKLLLAEREAKKQQKTLEETAVLRENVERIIHHDLKNPLHAIISLPTFLIPKLQGNDSAVKQLQLIRQSGERMNKLINRSLEMYKMEVKTYELEPVKLELISVIKNVIDSLEGINRKNISVNILLNNQALTETDEFFIFGEDLLCFSLLSNLLKNALEASSHNDIITIALSSHAIKNIKQIAIHNQGAVPKEIHDTFFEKYSTQGKKDGTGLGTYSARLNTETLGGEIQFTSSDELGTTVTVSLPAP
- a CDS encoding hydrolase, with protein sequence MSKNQSMGKKHQHLTFKPAFGLSHRHSQTIFSTLFRKPIAPVIRVERFTLADGDFVECYWHQQSFLSLENTHKPIVTLFHGLEGSFASPYIQGIMNALHEAGFCPVLMHFRGCSGLMNILPRSYHSGDTADARQWLNTLHARYPEHPLLAIGYSLGGNMLLKLLGEDGHSSSLNAAVAVSAPLKLDLCAKQMNQGFSQLYQYRLLKNLKRHLLKKYQQHDMKALIGIDEQQVKQLTSFWAFDDVYTGPIHGFSSAQDYYQQSSSQQYLSAISTETLLIHALDDPFMTPKVIPDKSQLSRQITFDLQATGGHLGFVSGHIFKPSYWLDERIVDFLTNRS